Proteins from a genomic interval of Gossypium hirsutum isolate 1008001.06 chromosome A09, Gossypium_hirsutum_v2.1, whole genome shotgun sequence:
- the LOC107929155 gene encoding DEAD-box ATP-dependent RNA helicase 13 isoform X1 has protein sequence MSTPSPPQRQQEEKQSVSLSKKKNQKRKRTKHDPELGRLDSLPWNSSLPNEEEEDDTFSLFIGSGDLDGGFLSLEEIDESDYGLDVPGAKKKISNKNSKLKKQKLEEVTEGSREDAEAEPEPEPAEGMAEEKNVKAKKKKKKSKKKKAKAVQQEDESATVIDSKDDEKEQMLYEDEAEAYAEFYAWNELRLHPLLMKSISRLGFKEPTPIQRTCIPAAAHQGKDVLGAAETGSGKTLAFGLPIFQRLLEEREKAANMLEEKGEEAGKYAPKGVLRALIITPTRELTLQITDHLKEFAKDINVRVVPIVGGMSAEKQERLLKTRPEVIVGTPGRLWELMSGGEKHLVELHSLSFFVLDEADRMVEAGHFRELQSIIEMLPMTSGTTEGQSQDTQNCVTVSSLSRKKRQTFVFSATLALSADFRKKLKRGSLKSKQSTDGLNSIEILSERAGMKPNAAIVDLTNASILAKNLEESFIECREEDKDAYLYYILSIHGEGRTIVFCTSIAALRHISSILRILGINVSTLHAQMQQRARLKAIDRFRANEHGILVATDVAARGLDIPGVRTVVHYQLPHSAEVYVHRSGRTARASSDGCSIALISPNDSAKFASLCKSFAKESIKHFPLESSYMPEVMKRLSLACQIDKISRKDSQERANKSWLERSAESLELVVENYDSEEERVKNFKQKKASSNHLKKLQQELNGLLSRPLRPKTFSHRYPTAAGVTHLIQHQFEELAKQNGDDNLVLGENKRRKMVVIGQDCVEPLQALRSAGREVHMDVKERVEKRRNAESLRRKRKEEKKRLRDQRRKQKKQSQGRE, from the exons ATGTCCACCCCTTCACCGCCGCAACGACAACAAGAAGAAAAGCAGTCGGTTTCACtttcaaagaaaaagaatcaaaagAGGAAGAGAACAAAACATGACCCAGAACTCGGACGACTCGACTCACTCCCTTGGAACTCTTCTCTTCCcaacgaagaagaagaagatgacacCTTCTCTCTCTTCATTGGCTCTGGGGACCTCGACGGAG GCTTTCTTTCCCTTGAAGAGATCGATGAATCTGATTATGGTTTAGATGTGCCTGGAGCTAAGAAGAAAATTtctaataaaaattcaaaattgaagAAACAAAAACTTGAGGAAGTCACTGAGGGCTCTCGTGAAGATGCTGAAGCTGAACCCGAACCTGAACCCGCAGAGGGAATGGCAGAGGAGAAGAATGTGAaggccaaaaaaaagaaaaagaagagtaaGAAGAAAAAGGCAAAGGCTGTTCAACAAGAGGATGAGTCTGCAACTG TTATTGACAGCAAAGACGATGAGAAAGAACAGATGCTTTATGAAGATGAAGCTGAAGCTTATGCTGAATTTTATGCATGGAATGAGTTGAGACTTCACCCTCTGCTTATGAAATCAATATCTCGGCTTGGTTTCAAGGAACCTACTCCCATACAGAGAACTTGTATTCCTGCTGCTGCTCATCAGGGAAAG GATGTTCTTGGTGCTGCTGAGACGGGATCTGGGAAAACACTAGCCTTTGGCCTGCCCATTTTCCAACGTCTCTTAGAAGAAAGGGAAAAAGCTGCAAACATGCTTGAGGAGAAGGGGGAAGAAGCAGGGAAGTATGCTCCAAAAGGTGTTTTACGAGCTCTTATCATTACTCCTACTAGGGAACTTACGCTCCAG ATTACAGATCATCTTAAGGAATTTGCCAAGGATATCAATGTTAGAGTGGTTCCCATTGTTGGTGGCATGTCAGCAGAGAAACAGGAACGTCTATTAAAAACGAGGCCTGAGGTAATTGTTGGAACTCCAGGGAGATTATGGGAGCTTATGTCAGGGGGAGAAAAACATCTTGTTGAG TTACATTCATTATCATTCTTTGTACTGGACGAGGCTGATCGGATGGTTGAAGCGGGACATTTCCGAGAGTTACAGTCCATAATTGAAATGCTCCCTATGACCAGTGGTACTACTGAAGGACAATCTCAAGACACACAGAATTGTGTTACGGTTTCAAGCTTATCAAGAAAAAAGAGACAAACATTTGTTTTTTCTGCAACTTTAGCACTTTCTGCTGATTTTCGCAAGAAGCTAAAGCGTGGTTCATTAAAATCCAAGCAGTCCACCGACGGGCTGAATTCGATTGAAATTCTCTCTGAGCGAGCAGGAATGAAACCCAATGCTGCAATTGTTGATTTGACAAATGCATCAATTTTAGCAAAGAACCTTGAGGAATCTTTTATTGA ATGCAGGGAAGAAGATAAAGACGCCTATCTCTATTACATTTTGAGTATTCACGGTGAAGGGAGAACAATTGTTTTCTGTACATCGATTGCAGCTTTGCGTCATATTTCCTCAATATTGCGCATCCTTGGCATCAATGTTTCAACTCTTCATGCTCAGATGCAGCAGCGAGCTCGGTTGAAG GCCATTGACCGTTTTCGTGCCAATGAACATGGTATTCTTGTTGCCACTGATGTTGCAGCAAGGGGCCTTGATATTCCCGGTGTTCGAACCGTTGTCCACTATCAACTTCCTCATTCAGCAGAA GTTTATGTCCATAGAAGTGGAAGAACTGCTAGAGCCTCTTCTGATGGGTGCAGCATTGCTCTTATCTCACCAAATGATTCTGCAAAGTTTGCCTCTCTTTGCAAATCATTTGCTAAG GAAAGCATCAAACATTTTCCTTTAGAGAGCTCTTACATGCCTGAGGTCATGAAACGACTATCTCTAGCATGCCAAATTGACAAGATCTCACGGAAAGACTCCCAG GAAAGGGCGAATAAAAGCTGGTTGGAACGGAGTGCCGAGTCTTTAGAATTAGTAGTTGAGAATTACGATAGCGAGGAGGAACGAGTGAAGAATTTCAAGCAAAAGAAAGCCAGCTCTAATCACTTAAAGAAGTTACAACAG GAGCTCAATGGATTGCTTTCGCGACCACTGCGCCCGAAAACATTTTCACATCGCTATCCAACTGCA GCTGGTGTTACACATCTTATACAGCATCAGTTTGAAGAATTGGCTAAGCAAAATGGAGATGACAACTTGGTTTTGGGTGAAAACAAGAGACGGAAGATGGTGGTTATCGGTCAAGATTGCGTGGAACCACTCCAGGCACTTCGGAGTGCTGGTCGCGAG GTGCACATGGATGTAAAAGAGAGGGTGGAAAAACGAAGAAATGCCGAAAGtttgagaagaaaaaggaaagaggaGAAGAAAC GTTTACGCGACCAGCGCAGAAAGCAGAAGAAACAATCTCAAGGGAGAGAGTAA
- the LOC107929155 gene encoding DEAD-box ATP-dependent RNA helicase 13 isoform X2 — translation MSTPSPPQRQQEEKQSVSLSKKKNQKRKRTKHDPELGRLDSLPWNSSLPNEEEEDDTFSLFIGSGDLDGGFLSLEEIDESDYGLDVPGAKKKISNKNSKLKKQKLEEVTEGSREDAEAEPEPEPAEGMAEEKNVKAKKKKKKSKKKKAKAVQQEDESATVIDSKDDEKEQMLYEDEAEAYAEFYAWNELRLHPLLMKSISRLGFKEPTPIQRTCIPAAAHQGKDVLGAAETGSGKTLAFGLPIFQRLLEEREKAANMLEEKGEEAGKYAPKGVLRALIITPTRELTLQITDHLKEFAKDINVRVVPIVGGMSAEKQERLLKTRPEVIVGTPGRLWELMSGGEKHLVELHSLSFFVLDEADRMVEAGHFRELQSIIEMLPMTSGTTEGQSQDTQNCVTVSSLSRKKRQTFVFSATLALSADFRKKLKRGSLKSKQSTDGLNSIEILSERAGMKPNAAIVDLTNASILAKNLEESFIECREEDKDAYLYYILSIHGEGRTIVFCTSIAALRHISSILRILGINVSTLHAQMQQRARLKAIDRFRANEHGILVATDVAARGLDIPGVRTVVHYQLPHSAEVYVHRSGRTARASSDGCSIALISPNDSAKFASLCKSFAKESIKHFPLESSYMPEVMKRLSLACQIDKISRKDSQERANKSWLERSAESLELVVENYDSEEERVKNFKQKKASSNHLKKLQQELNGLLSRPLRPKTFSHRYPTAAGVTHLIQHQFEELAKQNGDDNLVLGENKRRKMVVIGQDCVEPLQALRSAGRERWTCIFHVRNHDR, via the exons ATGTCCACCCCTTCACCGCCGCAACGACAACAAGAAGAAAAGCAGTCGGTTTCACtttcaaagaaaaagaatcaaaagAGGAAGAGAACAAAACATGACCCAGAACTCGGACGACTCGACTCACTCCCTTGGAACTCTTCTCTTCCcaacgaagaagaagaagatgacacCTTCTCTCTCTTCATTGGCTCTGGGGACCTCGACGGAG GCTTTCTTTCCCTTGAAGAGATCGATGAATCTGATTATGGTTTAGATGTGCCTGGAGCTAAGAAGAAAATTtctaataaaaattcaaaattgaagAAACAAAAACTTGAGGAAGTCACTGAGGGCTCTCGTGAAGATGCTGAAGCTGAACCCGAACCTGAACCCGCAGAGGGAATGGCAGAGGAGAAGAATGTGAaggccaaaaaaaagaaaaagaagagtaaGAAGAAAAAGGCAAAGGCTGTTCAACAAGAGGATGAGTCTGCAACTG TTATTGACAGCAAAGACGATGAGAAAGAACAGATGCTTTATGAAGATGAAGCTGAAGCTTATGCTGAATTTTATGCATGGAATGAGTTGAGACTTCACCCTCTGCTTATGAAATCAATATCTCGGCTTGGTTTCAAGGAACCTACTCCCATACAGAGAACTTGTATTCCTGCTGCTGCTCATCAGGGAAAG GATGTTCTTGGTGCTGCTGAGACGGGATCTGGGAAAACACTAGCCTTTGGCCTGCCCATTTTCCAACGTCTCTTAGAAGAAAGGGAAAAAGCTGCAAACATGCTTGAGGAGAAGGGGGAAGAAGCAGGGAAGTATGCTCCAAAAGGTGTTTTACGAGCTCTTATCATTACTCCTACTAGGGAACTTACGCTCCAG ATTACAGATCATCTTAAGGAATTTGCCAAGGATATCAATGTTAGAGTGGTTCCCATTGTTGGTGGCATGTCAGCAGAGAAACAGGAACGTCTATTAAAAACGAGGCCTGAGGTAATTGTTGGAACTCCAGGGAGATTATGGGAGCTTATGTCAGGGGGAGAAAAACATCTTGTTGAG TTACATTCATTATCATTCTTTGTACTGGACGAGGCTGATCGGATGGTTGAAGCGGGACATTTCCGAGAGTTACAGTCCATAATTGAAATGCTCCCTATGACCAGTGGTACTACTGAAGGACAATCTCAAGACACACAGAATTGTGTTACGGTTTCAAGCTTATCAAGAAAAAAGAGACAAACATTTGTTTTTTCTGCAACTTTAGCACTTTCTGCTGATTTTCGCAAGAAGCTAAAGCGTGGTTCATTAAAATCCAAGCAGTCCACCGACGGGCTGAATTCGATTGAAATTCTCTCTGAGCGAGCAGGAATGAAACCCAATGCTGCAATTGTTGATTTGACAAATGCATCAATTTTAGCAAAGAACCTTGAGGAATCTTTTATTGA ATGCAGGGAAGAAGATAAAGACGCCTATCTCTATTACATTTTGAGTATTCACGGTGAAGGGAGAACAATTGTTTTCTGTACATCGATTGCAGCTTTGCGTCATATTTCCTCAATATTGCGCATCCTTGGCATCAATGTTTCAACTCTTCATGCTCAGATGCAGCAGCGAGCTCGGTTGAAG GCCATTGACCGTTTTCGTGCCAATGAACATGGTATTCTTGTTGCCACTGATGTTGCAGCAAGGGGCCTTGATATTCCCGGTGTTCGAACCGTTGTCCACTATCAACTTCCTCATTCAGCAGAA GTTTATGTCCATAGAAGTGGAAGAACTGCTAGAGCCTCTTCTGATGGGTGCAGCATTGCTCTTATCTCACCAAATGATTCTGCAAAGTTTGCCTCTCTTTGCAAATCATTTGCTAAG GAAAGCATCAAACATTTTCCTTTAGAGAGCTCTTACATGCCTGAGGTCATGAAACGACTATCTCTAGCATGCCAAATTGACAAGATCTCACGGAAAGACTCCCAG GAAAGGGCGAATAAAAGCTGGTTGGAACGGAGTGCCGAGTCTTTAGAATTAGTAGTTGAGAATTACGATAGCGAGGAGGAACGAGTGAAGAATTTCAAGCAAAAGAAAGCCAGCTCTAATCACTTAAAGAAGTTACAACAG GAGCTCAATGGATTGCTTTCGCGACCACTGCGCCCGAAAACATTTTCACATCGCTATCCAACTGCA GCTGGTGTTACACATCTTATACAGCATCAGTTTGAAGAATTGGCTAAGCAAAATGGAGATGACAACTTGGTTTTGGGTGAAAACAAGAGACGGAAGATGGTGGTTATCGGTCAAGATTGCGTGGAACCACTCCAGGCACTTCGGAGTGCTGGTCGCGAG CGCTGGACGTGTATTTTTCATGTTCGAAACCATGATAGATGA
- the LOC121206389 gene encoding probable folate-biopterin transporter 9, chloroplastic → MIYPVISTRTPIFLTNLKTPRIHESCTKLRSISRSSQHQNPIENDIKPKTQFINPVLMTNTKSHYGFQAMLSLCGLGYWVQGFRCFPWLALNFHMAHNLNFNPSTLQLVQNSANFPMVAKPLYGILSDAFYIAGPHRIPYICIGVLLQILSWGQLALIPVTGQTLPSLMACVLLSNFGASIEEVSKDALVTEHGQKHRIKGLQSYSLMALAVGGILGNFLGGYFSHKLQPRTMFLIFSALLSFQLAISSSECLGLSHRQTPTGKSITDNIRKHLSGLMIAISEDTISKPLTWILTSIAMVPILSGSTFCYQIQCLNLDLSVIGMSKVIGQLMLLSLTLIYDHHWKQIPMRKLVGGIQFVYAFSLLLDLILVRQINAGIHISNEVFTLCFSGLAETLAQFKILPFMVLLATLCPQGCEGSFTSFVASTVCLSSLVGGFWGVGLAALLGIKGGDYTSLPVRLLIQFVAALLPLGWIYQLPMSCPAEKEMKKCIDETQVFERVVGSVRI, encoded by the exons ATGATTTACCCAGTAATTTCCACTAGAACTCCGATATTTTTGACCAATCTCAAAACCCCAAGAATCCATGAAAGCTGCACAAAGTTAAGATCAATATCCAGGTCTTCACAACATCAAAACCCTATTGAAAATGACataaaacccaaaacccaattCATAAACCCTGTTCTAATGACCAACACAAAATCCCATTATGGTTTTCAGGCGATGTTGTCTTTGTGTGGATTGGGATATTGGGTTCAAGGTTTTAGGTGTTTCCCATGGCTGGCTTTGAATTTCCACATGGCTCACAATCTTAACTTCAATCCTTCAACATTGCAGCTTGTTCAAAACTCTGCTAATTTTCCCATGGTAGCCAAGCCTCTTTATGGTATCCTCTCAGATGCTTTTTATATTGCAGGTCCTCATAGAATACCTTATATTTGCATTGGAG TTCTTTTGCAGATACTTTCATGGGGGCAATTAGCTTTGATTCCAGTTACAGGTCAAACACTACCTTCTTTAATGGCATGTGTTCTTCTTAGTAACTTTGGAGCATCCATTGAAGAAGTTTCAAAGGATGCTCTTGTGACAGAACATGGTCAAAAACACAGAATCAAAGGTCTTCAATCTTATTCTCTCATGGCTTTAGCTGTTGGTGGGATCCTAGGTAACTTCCTAGGCGGATATTTCTCACACAAACTACAACCTAGGACTATGTTCCTCATTTTTTCAGCTTTGTTATCATTTCAACTTGCAATTTCTTCATCAGAATGTCTTGGTTTGTCCCACAGACAAACCCCAACAGGAAAATCTATTACAGACAACATTAGAAAACACCTGTCTGGTCTGATGATTGCCATAAGTGAAGACACCATATCCAAGCCATTAACATGGATCCTAACATCCATCGCAATGGTTCCTATCCTGTCAGGTTCAACCTTTTGCTACCAAATTCAATGTCTAAACTTAGACCTTTCAGTGATTGGAATGTCAAAAGTAATAGGCCAATTGATGCTTCTTTCTTTGACCCTAATCTATGATCATCATTGGAAACAAATCCCCATGAGAAAACTTGTTGGTGGCATACAATTTGTGTATGCATTTTCTCTTTTGCTTGACCTTATTTTAGTGAGACAGATCAATGCGGGTATTCATATATCAAATGAAGTGTTTACCCTTTGTTTCTCTGGTTTAGCTGAAACACTAGCACAGTTTAAGATCCTTCCTTTTATGGTGTTGTTGGCAACATTGTGTCCTCAAGGTTGTGAAGGGTCTTTCACTTCGTTTGTAGCATCGACGGTGTGTTTATCGTCGCTTGTTGGTGGGTTTTGGGGTGTTGGATTGGCTGCTTTGCTTGGGATAAAAGGTGGGGATTATACGAGCTTGCCTGTTAGACTTTTGATACAGTTTGTTGCAGCTTTGTTGCCTTTGGGATGGATTTATCAATTGCCTATGTCTTGTCCTGCTGAGAAGGAAATGAAGAAATGTATTGACGAAACTCAAGTATTTGAAAGAGTTGTTGGTTCAGTGAGAATTTGA